The DNA window CTCAGCATGTACACCGATAGGCTGAAGGATCGGCGTGATGACTTTACTGACCGACGCCAGAGCAGATTCGTTGATATTGTCCACGGCCTTGCCAGAAAAAGAAAAACTATTGAGAGCACCGATAAGTATACTGGCGGCAACAATCACTTTACCCGCACGGATCACAAATCCTTTCAGACGTTGCCAGGTCTGGATTAGCAGGGTTTTGGCATGGGGAATATGGTATACAGGCAGCTCCATGACAAAAGGTGATGCTTCGCCACGCATTATGGTGAATTTAAGCAACAAGCCGGTCAGGATAGCAACGACAATACCGAGGATATACAGAGAAAAGACGATACTTGCGCCATGTTTATTAAAGAAGGCTGCGGCAAAGACGGCGAAGATAGCCAGCCGTGCACCACAGGACATAAATGGTGCCATCATGATAGTAATCAGTCTTTCGCGCGGAGCATCCAGTGTTCTGGAGCCCATCACAGCAGGGACGTTACAACCGAAGCCGACAATCAGTGGGACGAAGGATTTACCCGGCAATCCTAAAGACTGCATCAATCTGTCCATTACAAATGCTGCCCGAGCCATATAGCCAGAGTCTTCAAGGAAAGAAAGAAACAGGTACATCATGCCGATCTGCGGAACCAGTGGCAGCATGGTATTGATACCACCTCCGATGCCCTGCGCAAGGAAAATCGTCAGCCAGCCGGGGAAGTGGAGTGTATGGCCGAGCCACTGCATACCATCAATGAAAATAGCAGAAGAAGCACCATCAAAGATGGGTTGTAAGGCACCACCAATATTAATCGCCAGTACGAACATGAGGTACATGACAAACAGAAAGATAGGTACACCTAGCCAGCGATTGAGGATAATTCTATCCATCGTCTGAGTCAGCTTATTGGGGATTGCGGAGTGGATATCAGTGACTGTCAGACACAGGGCGTTAATCGCTTGATAGCGGGCGTCAGCAATAATAAGTTCCGGCTCTTCAATTTGTTGCTGTTGCAGACGGGTTTTACTTTCAGTCAGTTGCTCCTGAGTCAGCCCCGAACGTGCAAAGCTGTAAATATCTCCTTCCAGTATCTGTAAGCTGAGCCAACGACGTTGTTGTGGATTAAATTTCTCTGAGATCTGACCGGCGAGGAGATCGACTTCCTGCAATAAGGTTTTGGGGTAATCAACCAGCATCGGCCGGAGAGTCTGTTGATATTGGTCAATGGCATCTTTCAGAGCTTCTATCCCTGTAGAACGGGTAGAAACGAGCGGGATCACCGGACAACCGAGGCGTTGTTCCAGTGCCGCGATATCAATATTGATATGTTGGCTTTTAGCGATGTCCAACATATTCAGGGCAACAATACACGGAATGCCAAGCTCGATAATTTGCAGCGAAAGATAGAGATTGCGTTCCAGATTCGAAGCATCAACGACGTTGATAAACATGTCAGCTTCACTACTCAGTATGTAGTGGCAGGCAATTTGTTCGTCAATCGAAGTTTGTTCAGAAATGGTAGTAAGAGAATAAGTACCGGGAAGGTCTACAAGGTCTATTTCATGATTTTGGGTGAAAAAATGCCCGGTTTTACGTTCAACTGTAACCCCAGACCAGTTGCCGACTCGTTGTCGGGAGCCTGTAAGTTGGTTAAATAAAGTGGTTTTCCCAGAGTTGGGATTACCGATCAAACCTATAGTTAATTGCTTCATCATACTTTTTACTGATCAGGAATATTGCACGTCATTACATTCAGCCTGGATTGTACTGAACTTAGACTTCATTCTGCTGGATTTACTGCTAATGTAAGGAATGCTAAGTCTTTTTTACGGAGAATTAAATTGACTCTGCGTGTTTCTATTTGAATGGGATCGCCCAATGGTGCTACCCGGATGACCTGAAATGTGGAACCGGGCAACATTCCCAGAGACAATAACTTCTGTCTGTATGCTGGATTTATCTGTGGAAAGAATCCCAGAATTTTATAGCTTTGATTTGGAGTCAATAACATATAACATTCCGTTAAAATTTGAAAGTTAGTGATTATGAGAATTATTATCCTCAATAAAGCAAAATTCACAAGAAAAAAGTACATTAATTATTTTGAATTAAAGTACTAATGAGAATAATATGCAATACCAATTCTATGTGTCTGTCACGAATGATGATGGAATAAATTGATATTAATCAGTTTAATGGTGATTTTATTGAAATTAAAGTTATGTAAAGAATGTTGGGGGGAACTAATAACAAGCTCCAATAAGAAATGAAGCTTGTTGATATTTATTTTTCCTATGAATTCTTCAAATGTATTTTGTTTTATTCATTAATTTTTGGGTGGATGAAGCAGGTCACTTAATGGCACTGGAACACGGGCATCATCCTGGTGTTCACTCCAAAGTGTTGAGTCATATACCCACCATGCTTCAATTTTCAATTCGTAGAAACGGCGTATCGCATTACCATAATAATCAGTAATAGGACGGGCTTTTTTCTTTCTGATATTCTCATCAGGATAAGTTTTCAGGAAAAAGTAATCATATGTTTCTTGTAATTCGTCGTCGGGGACTTGATAGGCATGGCCAATGAATTGAGAGCCTGCGAGTATCAACGTTGAGTCAGGCATGGTGATGCTGCTGTATATTGTCCCGCTGACACAAGGGTTCATGCACAGTTCCTGAGAATGTCGGGTATCTTGTTTTGAATACCAAATTAAACTTAATGGATTATATTTAGGAATGTAAAAGAGTGTTGATGACCAAACTGATTCTGCGTCTGGATCATTAGTGGCAAGGTTGAAAAATCTTATATTGCTGAGTAACTCAAAACTGCTTTGGACATATTTATTCATAAATTATTCCTTAACAATTTAATTTTTTGCTATGTTTTTAATTAAATTAAATAAATTACCATTATTATGGTGTTTATTATTATGAAATATATTGATTATTAAATGTGTTGCGTGATGAATTATACGGGTTATTTATGAGGAACGTCAGCCGTTATCATCTATTTAAATTTATTATATTGCTAATAAAATAAAGTTATCACAATGAAGGTTATGGTTTTTTTATGTATATGATTGAGAAATATTTTCAGAAATAGAAATAAGACTATATTAATTAAACTTCGTCTTATCTACCAAAATAAACTGACCCTTTTGGGTCAGTTCAGGAGATAATTTATAGAAAGAGATTAACGTTTTTTATCAAGAGCGGCAGCCAACGCATCACTCATGATACTGTTGGTCAATGGTACGGAATTTGATGAACGGAGATTATGGCGACCTTTGCCATTTTTGCCGCGTTCATTGCTATTACGTTCATGTCGATTGCCACCCTGCGTGTTGCCACGGCGAGCTGATGCTTCGCCCAGCTGTTCATCAAGGCGCATAGTGAGGGCAATACGTTTACGGTTCAGGTCAACATCCATCACTTTGACTTTCACAATATCACCTGTTTTCACGACAGTGTGTGGATCTTCCACAAAGCGATCGGATAGGGAAGAGATGTGCACTAATCCATCCTGATGCACGCCAATATCAACGAAAGCACCGAAGTTGGTGACATTGGTGACAGTGCCTTCCAGAATCATACCTGTTTGCAGGTCATTCATTGTTTCAACACCGTCGGCGAAAGTGGCTGTTTTGAACTCAGGGCGTGGGTCACGACCGGGTTTTTCCAACTCTTTCAGGATATCGGTTACTGTCGGAATACCGAATTTTTCAGTTGTGAAATCCTGAGCCTTTAAATTGCGCAGAGCGGCTGGATTGCCCATCAGTTCCGGCAGAGTCTGTTCTGTTATTGTCAGAATTTTTTCAACGACCGGATAGGCTTCCGGGTGAACGGTGGAAGCATCCAGCGGGTTATCACCCTGATTTATGCGCAGGAAGCCTGCACATTGCAGGAAGGCTTTTGGTCCAAGCCGTTGAACTTTCAGCAATTCTCCACGGTTGTTGAAACGACCATTCTCGTCACGCCAATTCACGATATTTTGGGCAACAGAACGAGTCAGGCCGGCTACACGAGTCAGCAAGGAAACTGATGCAGTATTCAGGTCGACACCAACACTGTTCACACAGTCCTCAACTACCGTATCCAGTTTTTTGGCAAGCAGGGTTTGGCTGACATCGTGCTGATACTGGCCGACACCAATGGATTTAGGATCGATTTTCACCAGTTCCGCCAGGGGATCTTGCAGACGGCGGGCGATGGAGACAGCACCACGCAGAGAAACATCTAAATCAGGGAATTCTTGTGCGGCCAGCTCTGAAGCGGAGTAAACAGATGCGCCAGCTTCACTGACCACGACTTTCTGCGCAGTGACGTCAGGATACTGTTTCTGAACATTAGCAAAGAAGCGTTCTGTTTCACGGGATGCAGTACCATTACCGATGGCTACCAGGTCAACATTGTATTTGGTACACAAAGCTGCAACGGCGGCTGCTGCTTTGTTTTCCTGACCAGTATGCGGGTAAATGGTATCCGTAGCGAGCAGTTTGCCTGTCGCATCTACGACTGCAACTTTTACTCCTGTGCGGAGACCCGGATCTAATCCCATTGTGGAGCGCATACCCGCAGGTGCTGCCATCAACAGATCATTCAGGTTGCGGGCGAAAACGTTGATCGCTTCATTTTCAGCTTTTTCGCGCAGCGTCCCCATCAGTTCGGTTTCCATATGCAACAGCACCTTAATGCGCCATGTCCAGTTCACGACAGCCTTGCGCCAATTATCAGCCGGCGCGTTATTCAGGCGCAGGTTCAAATGCTCTGTGATGATCTGTTCGCAATAACTTTCCTTAGATGCTTCTTCAAATTGAGGATCGGCATTCAGGGACAGTTGCAGGATACCTTCATTGCGTCCGCGGAACATGGCAAGGGCGCGATGGGATGGTACAGAGGCGATGGCTTCATGATGGTCAAAGTAATCGCTGAATTTGGCACCTTCTTCCTCTTTACCTTCAACAACTTTGGCAACCAGATGTGCATTTTTCCACAAATATTCACGTATTTTCACCAATAAAGCGGCATCTTCAGAAAAACGTTCCATCAGGATATAGCGGGCACCATCCAGTGCGGCTTTGGTATCTGCAACACCTTTGTCAGCGTTAACATAAGCAGTTGCAGCCGATTCCGGTTCTTGCTGTGGGTCTTGCCACAGCAGATCCGCCAATGGTTCCAGCCCGGCTTCAATGGCAATCTGCCCACGGGTACGGCGCTTAGGTTTATAGGGCAGATAGAGGTCTTCCAGTTCGGTTTTGCTCAGTGTGGTATTAATGGCTTCAGCCAGTTCATCCGTTAATTTTCCCTGTTCTTCAATGGATTTCAGGATAGTCTGGCGACGGTCTGACAGTTCGCGCAGATAACCAAGGCGGTTTTCAAGCTGGCGAAGCTGTGTATCATCCAGACCACCGGTGGCCTCTTTACGGTAACGGGCAACAAAGGGAACAGTATTTCCTTCATCAAGTAAGGTAATGGCTGCCAGGACTTGTTGTGGTTGAGCCTGTAGCTCACCAGCAATGATTAGACTTAAAGATTCATTCATGGTCTGTTTTCTTTAACTTTCTCAGCGCCTGTAGATATCAGCAGACAGTGCCAAATTTATCTGATCTACCCTTCATTCAAGTTGCTTTTTGATGGCAGCAACTTGAAATCCATTAAGTACAGATGCTGACAGGGTTCAAACTTGACACCATTATATACGCACAGAGCGCGATAATTTCCAGTTTATGCCTTTTATCTTTCAGGTTACCTGTTTTTTGGCTGTTACTTGTTGTTGTGATGCAACTCGAAATCTATCAGGTATAGCACAATATTTCTGTCAGGTTGCGACAGAATTCATCGAATATCTGTACGGTTAAGATATAGTACTGCGCCATTAATCATATTTTCTCAAGTGGGGTTTTCATGGGCAAAAGTAACTACATTACCCGAGAAGGCTGGCTGGCGCTTGATCAGGAACTGAAGTATCTCTGGAAAATTGAGCGCCCAAAAGTTACTCAGGCTGTATCTGATGCAGCCGCATTGGGGGATCGTTCAGAAAATGCAGAATATATTTATGGTAAAAAAAGGTTAAGGGAAATTGACCGCCGTGTGCGTTTTTTATCCAAGAGATTGGATGTTCTGCAAATTGTGGATGCTGATCCGCGGCAGGAAGGAAAAGTTTTTTTTGGGGCCTGGGTTAAAGTCGAAAACGAAAACGCTGAAGAATATATTTTTCGCTTAGTGGGGCCGGATGAATTTGACCCTGGCAAAAAATGGATTTCAATTGATTCACCTGTGGCAAGGGCGCTGCTTGGTAAGCAGGTCGATGATGAAATTACCGTCATGACACCTAATGGTAAAGTGGTTTACTGGATATTGGAAATTAGTTACCAGCCATTGGAAGCATAAAAATTAGGTGCAAATGGAGACAGGAAAACAAGGATGAAAAACAGAAACATAAGCAATTATTGTCAATATTATAAATATTCCTGGAATACATGACCTTAGTGTCTTTTAGAGCATGGGATTTCTGTGAGAATAATGGATATTGCGAGCATGGAACATCTTGGGAGCTGAAACATGCAAGAGAGTTATAAAATCCTTGTTGTTGATGATGATATGCGTTTACGCGTATTGCTAGAGCGCTATTTGTCGGAGCAGGGTTTTCAAGTTCGTTGTGTTGCAAATGCAGAGCAGATGGATCGCTTGTTGACCAGAGAATCTATTCAATTGATTGTTCTGGATTTAATGCTGCCGGGCGAAGATGGGTTATCTATCTGTCGAAGATTGAGAAGTCAGCATAACCCGATCCCCATCATTATGATCTCCGCGAAAGGGGAAGAAGTTGATCGGATTGTTGGTCTGGAAATCGGTGCGGATGATTACCTTGCAAAACCTTTTAACCCGCGGGAACTATTGGCACGTATCCGTGCTGTCCTGCGCCGTCACTCTAATGAATTGTCTGGTGCTCCGACACCGGATAACGCGATAGTCACCTTTGGTAAGTTTAAGCTGGATCTTGGAACTCGTGAAATGTTTCATAAAGATGAACAACTGTCCCTGACCAGTGGTGAATTCTCTGTACTGAAAGCATTGGTATCTCATCCCCGCGAACCTTTATCACGGGATAAGCTGATGAGTCTGGCACGAGGCAGGGAGTACGGTGCTATGGAGCGTTCCATTGATGTGCAGGTTTCCCGTTTACGTCGTTTGATTGAAGAAGATCCCGCCCATCCTCGTTATATCCAGACTGTTTGGGGGTTGGGGTATGTTTTTGTTCCTGATGGTAGTAAAGAATAACTGGAAGAAAGCATGAAAAGATTCAGGCTCCCGCTGCACGGTGTATTCCCCCGTGCTCTGTATTGGATATTGGTGATGCTGTGGGGCAGCCTGACGGTCAGTTATCTGGCTGCTTACCTACTATTATCATAGCTGGAAAAAATATTATTTATCAGTATGTTAAATTATATCCTCATCAGTGTGTTGACGACAGTATTATCAGTTTCTACGGCATTCTGGTTTTACCTGCGTGCCCAAAAACAGCCCTTAACTGCCATACAGCAAGCAATAATAAAAATGGGAAAAGGGAAAATCGTTACGCCATTACCTGAATCGGGAGCACCTGCCATCCAGTCAGTTATCCGGGCATTTAATCAAATGTCGGTGAGGGTTAAATCATTGGAAGATGAGCGTGTCATATTTATGGCAGGCATAAGCCATGACTTACGCACTCCACTGACTCGTATACGGTTAGCGATCGAAATGATTGGTGGAGAAGATGATTTTCTGCGTGAGTCGATCAATCGTGATATTGAAGAGTGCGACACCATCATTAATCAATTCATTAATTACCAGCGGTCTGGGCTGGATGCCATAATAGTCCGCTGTGAATTAAATCAACTTATTGAAGACGTGATTGGTGCAGAAAAAGCAGTAATGGCAGAGAAGACGAGCGCAGAAAATAATAGTGCCGGAAAAAATATTGAAGATAACCTGTCCGCTGCTCCTGTTTTTATTATGGCTAATCCACTTTCAGTTAAACGTGTTCTGGCGAATATGTTCACTAATGCTCATCGCTATGGCAACGGCTGGATCCGCATCAGTAGTGGGGCTACTGAACAGTTTGGCTGGTTTCAAATAGAAGATAATGGGACAGGTATAACACAAGAAGAAGCAGCGACTTTGTTTCAGCCTTTCAGGCAGGGAAAACAGAGTTACAGTAATAAACTCGATCATCATAATAGTGGCGTCGGCTTGGGGCTTGCTATTATCCGCCTCATTATCGACAAACATGACGGTTATCTTGATGTGGGCAGAAGTGAGAGAGGTGGGTTATCCATTCGCGCCTATATTCCATTGGCGACCGAATCATTAGTCATAGAACCATCAGCCATAGATGACAAGTTATGACATTGCATTGATGAAATTCAGGCTATGGGATATGAGTATGAATGAGATAGTAGCGGGAATTTCTGAATGACTGTCATAAAAATGTCATAATTCATACATTTTACTGTCATTAAGTTGACTTATTTTTCCCTCCTGAACCATTTTTTATCTAAAAACCAGATTGTCGACATTGTTGAAAGTTGTTTTTAATGAATGATGTATATCTCAGCAGGAGGGTGTATGAAATCAATGCGTATCACCGCGGCAGGCATCATGGTAACAGTATTTGCTATGACGTCTTTGTCTTCATTTGCTGCAACTACCTTTGTTGCAACGACCAGCTTGACGGGAGCTGGTGCGACATTCCCGGCACCGATATATACCAAGTGGGCAGATTCTTATCAAAAAGAGACGGGTAATAAAATCAATTATCAGGGGATTGGTTCTTCTGGTGGTGTAAAACAGATTATTGCCAACACGGTTGATTTTGGTGCCTCAGATGCCCCACTTACTGATAACAAACTGGCTTCTGAAGGTTTATTCCAGTTTCCGACCGTGATTGGCGGTATTGTGCTGGCGGTAAACCTTCAGGGTATCAAATCCGGCCAATTGGTATTAGATGGCAAAACCCTCGGTGACATCTATTTGGGAACCATCAAAAAATGGAATGATCCCGCCATTGCGAAATTGAATCCGGATCTCAAATTACCTGATCAAAATATTGTGGTGGTTCGCCGTGCGGATGGTTCCGGTACTTCCTTTGTTTTCACCAGCTACCTGTCCAAAGTCAACAGCGACTGGAAAGCAAAAGTCGGGGCAGGTTCTACAGTGAAATGGCCGATCGGACTGGGCGGCAAAGGTAATGATGGCATTGCGGCGTTCGTCCAGCGTCTGCCCGGCTCCATTGGTTATGTTGAATATGCTTATGCGAAACAAAATAATCTCGCCTATACCAAGTTGGTAGCCGCTGATGGAAAAGTTATCGCGCCTACCGAAACTAATTTCAGTGCGGCAGCAAAAGAGGCGGACTGGAGCAAAAGTTTCGCACAGGATTTAACTAATCAACCCGGCGAAAATGCATGGCCGATCACTTCAACGACGTTCATCTTAATTCATAAACAGCAGAAAAATACCACACATGGGGTAGAAGTCCTGAAATTCTTTGACTGGGCCTACGAGAAGGGCAGTGAGCAAGCGAAGGCACTGGATTATGCTGTGTTGCCAAAAGCCGTCATTGAACAGGTACGTGCAGCCTGGAAAAATGACATAAAAGATAAGCACGGTAATGCATTGTATTAATAATTCGTTGTATCAGTGATGTTATTGAAGGGAAATAACCCAAATGGAAACTGAGCGCATGGCTGAACATACTATACATAGAAGAACTATGCATAGAAAAGCTATACATAGAAAAACCATGCATAAGACAGTACAGAAAGCACCAGGTAAACACGGTGATATTATTTTCAGTACGCTGGTCAGGCTGGCGGCTCTGATGACGTTATTTCTGTTGGGAGGCATTATCATCTCGCTGCTCATTGCTGCCTGGCCGAGCATGCAGACGTTTGGTTTTACTTTTCTATGGAATAAAGATTGGGATGCACCTGCGGGGATCTTCGGTGCATTAGTACCGATTTATGGCACATTAGTGACCTCATTGATTGCCCTGATTATTGCCGTTCCGGTCAGTTTTGGCATCGCTCTGTTTTTGACAGAGCTGGCACCAAACTGGCTGAAACGGCCGCTTGGTGTGGCAATTGAATTATTGGCGGCGATCCCGAGTATCGTTTATGGCATGTGGGGGCTGTTTGTCTTTGCCCCGCTTTTTGCCACCTATTTCCAGCAACCTGTCGGTGATGTGTTGTCGAGTATTCCTGTCGTAGGAGAACTGTTTTCCGGCCCGGCTTTCGGCATTGGTATTCTGGCTGCGGGCATCATTCTTGCCATCATGATTATTCCCTATATCGCTTCTGTGATGCGCGATGTATTTGAGCAAACGCCCGTTATGATGAAAGAGTCGGCTTATGGGATTGGCTGTACAACATGGGAAGTGATTTGGCATATCGTCCTGCCTTACACCAAAAATGGGGTAATCGGCGGTGTGATGCTGGGCCTGGGGCGTGCTCTGGGAGAAACCATGGCAGTGACTTTTATTATCGGCAATACCTATCAACTGGACAGCCTCTCCCTCTATATGCCGGGAAACAGCATTACTTCAGCATTGGCAAATGAATTTGCCGAAGCGGAATCTGGTCTGCATACCTCTGCGTTGATGGAACTGGGGCTGATTTTATTTGTGATCACTTTTATTGTTCTCGCGTTATCAAAATTGATGATCATGCGTCTGTCCGGGAACGAGGGACGTTGAAATGGTAAGAATTGATAAACGCCATAGGTTGCAAGCCTGGCGGCGTCAGAAAAATCATCTCGCCCTGTTTCTGTCTATGGCAACAATGGCGTTCGGTTTGTTCTGGCTGATTTGGATTTTGATCTCCACAATCACTAAAGGCATTGATGGTATGTCTCTGGCATTATTTACCGAAATGACGCCACCGCCCAACACAGAAGGAGGCGGGCTGGCAAACGCCATTGTTGGCAGTGGACTCCTGATCTTCTGGGCAACGGTGTTCGGTACGCCATTGGGAATTATGGCGGGTATTTATCTTGCTGAGTATGGCCGTCGTTCTCCGCTGGCTGAGGTGATCCGCTTTATCAATGATATCCTGCTTTCTGCCCCTTCCATTGTTGTAGGGCTGTTTGTTTACACGGTCGTTGTGACAAAAATGCAGCATTTCTCCGGTTGGGCAGGGATCATCGCGCTGGCTCTGTTACAAATCCCGATTGTTATCCGCACAACGGAAAATATGTTGAAACTGGTGCCGGATAACCTGCGTGAAGCAGCTTATGCACTGGGAACACCGAAATGGAAAATGATCTCCGCCATTACGTTGAAAGCTTCAATATCGGGCATTATTACCGGTGTGTTACTGGCCATTGCCCGTATTGCAGGGGAAACCGCCCCATTGTTATTCACCTCGCTTTCCAACCAGTTCTGGAGCACTAACCTCAGTCAGCCAATTGCCAATCTGCCTGTCACCATATTCAAATTTGCTATGAGTCCATTCTCTGACTGGCAGCAACTGGCATGGGCCGGGGTTTTACTGATTACCTTGTGTGTACTGTTGATTAATATTTTGGCGCGGTTGTTATTTGCCAAGAAGAAATTCTGATATTAGAGGTACTGATATTGAAGAGAGAAACGTTGATGAGTAAAGCCAATGATGTTGCAGGAAGTAAGATTCAGGTACGTAATCTGAATTTCTATTATGGCAAATTCCATGCACTGAAAAATATTACGTTGGATATTGCACAGAATAAGGTAACTGCTTTCATTGGTCCGTCAGGATGTGGCAAATCAACATTACTGCGTACTTTTAACAAAATGTATGAACTGTATGGAGAACAGAAGGCAGAAGGCGAGATCCTGCTGGATGAAACGAATATTCTGACCGATAAACAGGATATTGCCTTGTTACGAGCCAAAGTAGGCATGGTTTTTCAGAAGCCGACGCCATTTCCGATGTCGATTTACGACAATATCGCTTTTGGCGTGCGTTTGTTTGAAAAACTCTCAAGAGCTGAGATGGATGAGCGAGTCCGGTGGGCGCTGACAAAAGCCGCATTGTGGAACGAAACCAAAGATAAGTTACACCAGAGTGGTTACAGCCTGTCCGGAGGTCAGCAGCAGCGTTTGTGTATTGCCCGTGCTATCGCTATCCGCCCGGAAGTTCTGTTACTGGATGAGCCTTGCTCTGCTCTCGACCCGATTTCTACAGGACGTATTGAAGAACTGATCAGTGAACTGAAATCGGAATATACCGTAGTGATCGTTACACACAATATGCAGCAGGCGGCACGTTGTTCTGATTATACGGCTTTTATGTACCTCGGTGAGTTGATTGAGTTCAGTGACACTGACATCTTGTTCACCACACCGAAAATGAAGCAGACCGAAGATTATATTACTGGTCGTTATGGTTGATATGGGCAGATACGAGGTAGCATAAAGATGGACAATCTGAATTTCGGCAAGCACATTTCTGGTCAGTTCAATGCTGAACTGGAACATATCCGTACTGAATTAATGGCAATGGGTGGTGTGGTAGAAGAGCAGCTCAGTAAGGCGATTCTGGCGATGCACAATCAGGATAAACAGTTAGCCCAACAAGTCATTGAAGATGACCAGAAAGTTAACATGATGGAAGTGGCGATAGATGAAGCCTGTGTTCGTATCATTGCCAAACGCCAGCCTGCTGCAAGTGATCTGCGCCTGATAATGGTTATCTCAAAGACTATTGCTGAGCTGGAGCGTATTGGTGATGTTGCGAATAAAATTTGTCAGACGGCGCTGGAGAAATTTTCTCATCAACAGCAACCGTTGCTGGTCAGTCTGGAATCTTTGGGCTGGCATACCATTCGGATGCTGCATGATGTGTTGGATGCTTTTGCCCGTATGGATTTGCAAGAAGCCATTCGTATCTATCGTGAAGATAAAAAAGTAGATCAGGAATATGAAGGCATTGTGCGCCAGTTAATGACTTATATGATGGAAGATCCACGTACTATTCCAAGCATCATGACCGCACTTTTATGTGCCCGTTCTATTGAACGTATTGGCGATCGTTGTCAGAACATTTGTGAATTTATCTTCTATTACGTCAAAGGACAGGATTTTCGCCATGTTGGGGGCGATAAACTGGAAGAATTGCTTACTAAAGATGAATAATTTTTATGATTGAAACAGAGGTATGCTCTTAAGTGCCGGTAAAAGCTCACTTAAAAATATTATTCCAAAAAGATATAAATATAGTATTTTATATTATTTCAAGTGCTATGACGAAATTGATAGTTTTTATTGGACAATAAATAATTATTAACAACTTAACAACAGGGGGTGTCCAATGAAATTCCGCAATCAGTCTCGGATAGCAGTGACTGCATTACTGACCAGTCTGGTATTAGTTTCTGGCGTAGCGAAAGCAGACAAACTTGATGATATAAAAAAAGCGGGGACGGTTCGTATTGCGGTAT is part of the Xenorhabdus cabanillasii genome and encodes:
- the ompR gene encoding two-component system response regulator OmpR — encoded protein: MQESYKILVVDDDMRLRVLLERYLSEQGFQVRCVANAEQMDRLLTRESIQLIVLDLMLPGEDGLSICRRLRSQHNPIPIIMISAKGEEVDRIVGLEIGADDYLAKPFNPRELLARIRAVLRRHSNELSGAPTPDNAIVTFGKFKLDLGTREMFHKDEQLSLTSGEFSVLKALVSHPREPLSRDKLMSLARGREYGAMERSIDVQVSRLRRLIEEDPAHPRYIQTVWGLGYVFVPDGSKE
- a CDS encoding Tex family protein translates to MNESLSLIIAGELQAQPQQVLAAITLLDEGNTVPFVARYRKEATGGLDDTQLRQLENRLGYLRELSDRRQTILKSIEEQGKLTDELAEAINTTLSKTELEDLYLPYKPKRRTRGQIAIEAGLEPLADLLWQDPQQEPESAATAYVNADKGVADTKAALDGARYILMERFSEDAALLVKIREYLWKNAHLVAKVVEGKEEEGAKFSDYFDHHEAIASVPSHRALAMFRGRNEGILQLSLNADPQFEEASKESYCEQIITEHLNLRLNNAPADNWRKAVVNWTWRIKVLLHMETELMGTLREKAENEAINVFARNLNDLLMAAPAGMRSTMGLDPGLRTGVKVAVVDATGKLLATDTIYPHTGQENKAAAAVAALCTKYNVDLVAIGNGTASRETERFFANVQKQYPDVTAQKVVVSEAGASVYSASELAAQEFPDLDVSLRGAVSIARRLQDPLAELVKIDPKSIGVGQYQHDVSQTLLAKKLDTVVEDCVNSVGVDLNTASVSLLTRVAGLTRSVAQNIVNWRDENGRFNNRGELLKVQRLGPKAFLQCAGFLRINQGDNPLDASTVHPEAYPVVEKILTITEQTLPELMGNPAALRNLKAQDFTTEKFGIPTVTDILKELEKPGRDPRPEFKTATFADGVETMNDLQTGMILEGTVTNVTNFGAFVDIGVHQDGLVHISSLSDRFVEDPHTVVKTGDIVKVKVMDVDLNRKRIALTMRLDEQLGEASARRGNTQGGNRHERNSNERGKNGKGRHNLRSSNSVPLTNSIMSDALAAALDKKR
- the feoB gene encoding Fe(2+) transporter permease subunit FeoB, whose amino-acid sequence is MKQLTIGLIGNPNSGKTTLFNQLTGSRQRVGNWSGVTVERKTGHFFTQNHEIDLVDLPGTYSLTTISEQTSIDEQIACHYILSSEADMFINVVDASNLERNLYLSLQIIELGIPCIVALNMLDIAKSQHINIDIAALEQRLGCPVIPLVSTRSTGIEALKDAIDQYQQTLRPMLVDYPKTLLQEVDLLAGQISEKFNPQQRRWLSLQILEGDIYSFARSGLTQEQLTESKTRLQQQQIEEPELIIADARYQAINALCLTVTDIHSAIPNKLTQTMDRIILNRWLGVPIFLFVMYLMFVLAINIGGALQPIFDGASSAIFIDGMQWLGHTLHFPGWLTIFLAQGIGGGINTMLPLVPQIGMMYLFLSFLEDSGYMARAAFVMDRLMQSLGLPGKSFVPLIVGFGCNVPAVMGSRTLDAPRERLITIMMAPFMSCGARLAIFAVFAAAFFNKHGASIVFSLYILGIVVAILTGLLLKFTIMRGEASPFVMELPVYHIPHAKTLLIQTWQRLKGFVIRAGKVIVAASILIGALNSFSFSGKAVDNINESALASVSKVITPILQPIGVHAENWQATVGLITGAMAKEVVVGTLNTLYTAENITKQPFNPDEFNLLDELKGSVTETWDSLKGALTLSALSNPIEASKGDGDMDSSSMGVMSVKFGSTIAAYSYLIFVLLYVPCVSVMGAIARETSRGWMTFSILWGLNVAYSLAALFYQVATFSAHPQSSLLTILAVILFNIFVLIGLRRARSKVTIAFNSTKNHSTKDRSCECSGGSCH
- a CDS encoding pyridoxamine 5'-phosphate oxidase family protein; its protein translation is MNKYVQSSFELLSNIRFFNLATNDPDAESVWSSTLFYIPKYNPLSLIWYSKQDTRHSQELCMNPCVSGTIYSSITMPDSTLILAGSQFIGHAYQVPDDELQETYDYFFLKTYPDENIRKKKARPITDYYGNAIRRFYELKIEAWWVYDSTLWSEHQDDARVPVPLSDLLHPPKN
- the feoA gene encoding ferrous iron transporter A codes for the protein MLLTPNQSYKILGFFPQINPAYRQKLLSLGMLPGSTFQVIRVAPLGDPIQIETRRVNLILRKKDLAFLTLAVNPAE
- the greB gene encoding transcription elongation factor GreB — protein: MGKSNYITREGWLALDQELKYLWKIERPKVTQAVSDAAALGDRSENAEYIYGKKRLREIDRRVRFLSKRLDVLQIVDADPRQEGKVFFGAWVKVENENAEEYIFRLVGPDEFDPGKKWISIDSPVARALLGKQVDDEITVMTPNGKVVYWILEISYQPLEA